Part of the Micromonospora inyonensis genome, CGACGTACTTGTCGTTCGCGCTGGCCTCAGGATCGTCGAGGATACTCCGCAACTGCTCCAGGTGCGAGGTCCGCAGCTGATGGGATACGCGGGTGAACGCGACGTCGGCGAGCCGGGTGAGGGTGAGGTCCGACACCTTCAGGAGTGTGTCCCCATAGAGATCGACCACCTCCGGTGGCGGTGCGTCGATGGCGACGAACTCCACCGTATCCGTGCCTCTGGGCAGGATCGGCGTGTAGTCGAAGTCCGGGTCGTCGTAATCGGGCCCCGTGGCGAGTGGTCCAGGTTCAGTCGCCATCGGGCGTCCTGTCGTTCTTGCGGTGCCGGTCCAGGATCGACTGGGCGCGGATGACGACCGGCGCATCCACCATCTGCCCGGCCACTGCTGCCACGCCCGGTGAGGCGTCCAGCACCGCGACGGCCCAGGCGACCTCCTCCTCGGTGGGAAGGAAGGCGACCTGAGTGGGCGCGACCTGGCTGGGATGGACGCAGAGTTTGCCACCGAATCCTAGCTCGCGTGCATGCGTGAGGTCTGCATCGAGCGCCTCGCTCTCGGTCAGTCGCGTGGTGACGCCGTCGATCGGCGCGGGCAGCCCGGCGGCCGCGCTGGCGTAGACCAGCTGGGAGCGAGCGAGCTGTAGGGCGGGTTGTGACGCCGGATCCACTCCGATGTTGGCGGCGAAGTCGACGTTGCCGAAGACCAGGCCGGCAACTCCGGTGGCCGCGATCTCGTGGGCAGCCGCGAGCCCGAGCGGAGTCTCGATCAGGGCCAAGGTGGGGGAGTCGCACGAGCTCACGAAGCGGCTGACATCGCCCGCGTCCTCACACTTCGGTAGCAGGACGAAGCTGGCACGCCCGGAGACCATGCGTAGGTCCGGTTCATGCCAGGAGGTGCCGACGCCATTGACTCTGACGATGGCTTCGCGCCCGCTAGCCAGCCAAGCTGCGGTGGACTGGCGTGCGCCATGCTTCGAGGCCGCGGCCACTGCGTCCTCGAGGTCGACGATCACGTGGTCGGCGCCGGTGGCGGACGCCTTCGTGAAGCGGTCAGGTCGATCACCCGGTACGAAGAGGAGAGCTCCGCTCGGCGCGGACGGATCGGTTGTCAAAGAGGGCCACCTTCGGATTAGGCATCATTCCACGAAGTATGCATGACCTGTTGCTGTCGCACATAGTGTCGGCTAGCGTGGTGGCCACTACAAGGGTCGAAGGAGCATCGAGATGGT contains:
- a CDS encoding HpcH/HpaI aldolase/citrate lyase family protein, with product MTTDPSAPSGALLFVPGDRPDRFTKASATGADHVIVDLEDAVAAASKHGARQSTAAWLASGREAIVRVNGVGTSWHEPDLRMVSGRASFVLLPKCEDAGDVSRFVSSCDSPTLALIETPLGLAAAHEIAATGVAGLVFGNVDFAANIGVDPASQPALQLARSQLVYASAAAGLPAPIDGVTTRLTESEALDADLTHARELGFGGKLCVHPSQVAPTQVAFLPTEEEVAWAVAVLDASPGVAAVAGQMVDAPVVIRAQSILDRHRKNDRTPDGD